In one Agathobacter rectalis ATCC 33656 genomic region, the following are encoded:
- a CDS encoding fibronectin type III domain-containing protein codes for MKKKIIATLLSLAIVMSGSFSAFAADFSENSESTGVDSVTSMEESSESNKSAEELISDETISQDDIIGGSEIKDTASNQLDVENTGEAKDVEVQLNDGNSVDIMPSNSVEDEEINTESSVKTYASDSESASQSIFVNKKNYGELSKSDEVDNYKFTLSSAGSVRIDFGKEYEDSNRGWTVEVYNSNWEIIKRDEFRCGNSKTDSSSVLGLASGTYYLRIKGIRWEWTDTKYNFTLVYSASNSWEKEANNSFSTATKVNTNSVCYGSISNSDSTDIDYYKFSMANAGHIRIDFGKEYDSNADHGWNVILYNSEQEKYIEWTFNCGNSKTDSTCEYGLPKGTYYILIKPIDYDDTSVTYNFNINFSSSAVWEKELNDDLATPNLMNVNTTYYGTTTSWNEDCYKFTLKKNGTVSIDFGKAYDKDTSHGWDVRLYNTDREEVSKGDVYCGDTNIKSVISTDLVAGSYYLKVSPKAYDVSEVVYNIKVTAKNEPAPAQSTVSAVSGLKIGGRAGDALRLNWNKNTSADGYIVEQYKSGSWTRIARIGSNSTVTYRVEKLSPSTKYNFRVKAFKLNGNAATYSSYKNISGITNPATISGLKIGGHAADALRLNWTKNSKASGYIVEQYKGGKWTRIARIGENSTTTYRVEKLSASTTYKFRVQAFGFDGKTALYGNYAYINGKTSPATVTGIRIGGTAKDALRVNWNKDSKASGYIVQQYKNGTWVRIARIGNNNTTTYRVSGLKSGSTYIFRVQAFGYDGKTAIYGGFAMIPGTTK; via the coding sequence ATGAAGAAAAAAATAATAGCAACGCTTTTGAGCCTGGCAATAGTAATGTCAGGGAGCTTTTCAGCATTTGCTGCAGACTTTAGTGAAAATTCAGAATCTACAGGAGTAGATTCTGTGACATCCATGGAAGAAAGTAGTGAATCAAACAAATCCGCAGAAGAATTGATATCAGATGAAACAATTAGTCAGGATGACATAATTGGTGGTTCTGAAATTAAGGACACAGCATCTAATCAGTTAGATGTGGAGAATACTGGTGAAGCTAAAGATGTAGAAGTACAATTAAATGATGGTAATTCAGTAGACATTATGCCATCAAATAGTGTTGAAGATGAAGAAATTAATACAGAATCATCTGTAAAAACATATGCTAGTGATTCTGAATCAGCTAGTCAGAGTATTTTTGTAAATAAAAAAAATTATGGCGAGTTATCTAAAAGTGATGAAGTGGATAATTATAAATTTACATTAAGCAGTGCTGGTTCAGTTCGCATAGATTTTGGAAAAGAATATGAAGATAGTAATCGAGGCTGGACGGTTGAAGTTTATAATAGTAATTGGGAAATTATTAAGAGAGATGAATTTCGTTGTGGAAATTCAAAAACTGATAGCTCAAGTGTATTGGGATTAGCTTCAGGAACATATTATTTAAGGATAAAGGGTATAAGATGGGAGTGGACAGATACTAAGTATAATTTTACACTTGTGTATTCTGCTAGTAATTCTTGGGAAAAGGAAGCAAATAATTCGTTCTCTACAGCTACTAAGGTGAATACAAATAGTGTATGTTATGGTTCTATTTCTAATAGTGATTCAACGGATATTGATTATTACAAGTTTTCAATGGCAAATGCTGGACATATTCGTATAGACTTTGGAAAAGAGTATGATAGTAATGCAGATCATGGTTGGAATGTTATTCTTTATAATTCTGAGCAGGAAAAATATATAGAATGGACTTTTAATTGCGGAAATTCAAAGACTGATTCTACATGTGAATATGGTTTACCTAAAGGTACATATTATATTTTAATAAAGCCGATAGACTATGATGACACTAGTGTAACATATAATTTTAATATTAATTTTTCATCTAGTGCGGTGTGGGAAAAGGAATTGAATGATGATTTGGCTACGCCAAATCTAATGAATGTTAATACAACATATTATGGCACAACAACTAGTTGGAATGAAGATTGTTATAAGTTTACCTTAAAAAAGAATGGAACAGTTAGTATAGACTTTGGTAAAGCGTATGATAAGGACACATCTCATGGATGGGATGTAAGATTATACAATACAGATCGTGAAGAGGTTAGCAAAGGTGATGTGTATTGTGGGGATACTAACATTAAATCAGTTATTTCAACGGATTTAGTGGCTGGATCATATTACTTAAAGGTATCACCTAAAGCTTACGATGTTAGTGAAGTGGTATACAATATAAAGGTAACTGCAAAAAATGAACCGGCTCCAGCCCAATCAACCGTGTCTGCTGTTTCTGGTCTAAAGATAGGTGGACGAGCTGGTGATGCTCTTAGATTAAACTGGAATAAGAATACATCTGCAGATGGATATATTGTTGAGCAATATAAGAGTGGAAGCTGGACTCGAATTGCAAGAATAGGAAGCAACAGTACTGTTACATATAGAGTAGAGAAATTAAGTCCTTCTACCAAGTATAATTTTAGAGTTAAAGCATTTAAGCTGAATGGCAATGCTGCCACATACAGTTCTTATAAGAATATTAGTGGAATTACAAATCCTGCTACGATATCAGGATTGAAAATTGGCGGACATGCAGCAGATGCACTTCGTTTAAATTGGACGAAGAACAGTAAGGCATCAGGATATATTGTAGAGCAGTATAAAGGTGGAAAGTGGACACGTATAGCGAGAATTGGTGAGAATAGCACAACTACATATCGTGTTGAGAAGTTAAGTGCATCCACAACGTACAAGTTTCGAGTACAGGCATTTGGATTTGATGGAAAAACTGCATTATATGGTAATTATGCGTATATTAACGGAAAGACAAGTCCGGCTACAGTAACCGGTATAAGAATTGGCGGTACAGCAAAGGATGCCTTGAGGGTTAATTGGAATAAAGACAGTAAAGCAAGTGGTTATATTGTCCAGCAGTATAAGAATGGTACATGGGTGAGAATTGCCAGAATTGGTAATAACAATACTACAACTTATCGTGTATCTGGCTTAAAATCTGGGTCAACATATATTTTCAGGGTACAGGCATTCGGTTATGATGGAAAAACAGCCATATACGGTGGATTCGCTATGATACCCGGAACAACAAAATAA
- a CDS encoding polysaccharide pyruvyl transferase family protein, whose product MQSIREDLLEINEIEAYLDKLNEVKNDFAILLAVKDTAGSNMSDAVLGKLKQLGFESISKQLWVMYAGAICNGEKIVDTVSKKTEERVEIKFEFNNYKFDLTSEAWKTGNRAAILVNGIDFACNRRGINIVVYDTKNDTPVDSIYYDSHQENDVFSRDLEIIKKKNWITSDIKRDVCIVGFWYGANYGSLLNGYAIYRIIKDMNKSVLLLQKPDSVADDIELRKKIHNTNFIEEVYNEDDVSPRMSRKDLQLLDNHVDTFIAGSDQIWNYRISFSGLMYIPFSKKRKISFCTSLGSKDDHVAESNIPFVRSELEKYNAISVREDFSAKTLKRKYGINSEILLEPVFDIDKNIYDELIEKSNFEESEPYIVAYILDPNEEKLNALLEISGKLDKKIITIADGYYTILKSSWEHCTRKENYPNLQVDMEVKDFLKAFSNAEFVITDSFHGTCFSIIFEKRFISFCNPGRGAERFGDILGRFNLMNRLVDNVSKFSWKDEYEEFIEYDQINKMIKEDREKSVGWLKNELRKIDEIDNAITQNCNMNLCVGCGACSSICPNDAITMKGNDLGYYKPIVNIDKCSNCGICSKICPVINNVERENSDSPKCYEIVAANDVLLKQSSSGGAFSLLAHEIFKKGGCVFGAAWKDDFTVEHIMIDTEDDMYKLRKSKYLQSYLGNTFRKVKEKLLEGKPVLFSGCPCQAAGLRQYLGKKEYENLVIVDLLCGNAPSSKFFKKYVQESYGEDLVKYEFRNKMYGWNSETVKLTFKDGSTKIIKKACQSDYQRVYHNHAMCSYHCEHCKYQNVPKIGDITIGDFWWINNFDKEVEYKNGISALLVNSKKGQALFDAIEENKFKVRKEVPFQWLKGNGFTVKGTHNFVSPKRDLFYDAIQTMPFTKAVNYALKPNHGNYDNTPLFFNSRNTVFSYDNKIWEEHVINGTIYLFTKLINPPTRKYAIMQMKGALSKETTYELHIKFKVISESQYFNLHIKDSGSMFYQVIWTEKIDNNNRGKWIERKITFTPDADIYDEFMIGAAQLVGNDANVAFSLIDIHEVN is encoded by the coding sequence ATGCAAAGTATTAGAGAAGATTTGCTGGAGATAAATGAGATTGAAGCATATCTTGATAAACTTAATGAAGTGAAAAATGATTTTGCTATATTGCTTGCCGTTAAAGATACAGCGGGGAGTAATATGTCAGATGCTGTTTTGGGAAAACTGAAACAATTAGGATTTGAAAGTATTTCAAAACAGTTATGGGTAATGTATGCTGGGGCTATTTGTAATGGGGAAAAAATAGTAGATACGGTTTCTAAAAAAACAGAAGAACGAGTAGAAATTAAATTTGAATTTAATAATTATAAATTCGACTTAACAAGTGAAGCTTGGAAAACTGGGAATAGAGCAGCTATTTTAGTAAATGGAATTGATTTTGCGTGTAATAGACGAGGAATTAACATTGTGGTATATGATACAAAAAATGATACACCTGTTGACTCTATCTATTATGATTCCCATCAAGAAAATGATGTTTTTTCTAGAGATTTGGAAATAATCAAGAAAAAAAATTGGATTACAAGTGATATAAAAAGAGATGTTTGTATTGTTGGTTTTTGGTATGGGGCAAATTATGGCTCTTTATTAAATGGATATGCGATTTATAGAATTATTAAAGACATGAATAAGTCTGTATTGCTATTACAAAAGCCAGATAGTGTAGCAGATGATATAGAGCTTCGAAAAAAAATTCATAATACTAATTTCATAGAAGAAGTTTATAATGAAGATGATGTGTCCCCTAGAATGAGCAGAAAGGATTTGCAGTTATTAGACAATCATGTCGATACATTTATAGCAGGCTCTGATCAAATATGGAATTATAGAATTTCGTTTAGTGGGTTAATGTATATACCATTTTCTAAAAAAAGAAAAATTAGTTTTTGTACATCGCTTGGTTCGAAAGATGATCATGTAGCAGAGAGTAATATTCCTTTTGTCAGATCTGAACTCGAGAAGTATAATGCGATATCAGTTAGAGAAGATTTTAGTGCTAAAACACTTAAAAGAAAATATGGAATTAATTCTGAAATCCTTTTAGAACCAGTTTTTGATATTGATAAAAATATATATGATGAATTGATAGAAAAGTCAAATTTTGAAGAATCAGAACCATATATTGTCGCATATATTTTGGATCCAAATGAAGAAAAGTTAAATGCGTTGCTTGAAATATCAGGAAAATTGGATAAGAAAATTATTACAATTGCTGATGGATATTATACAATACTTAAGAGTTCGTGGGAACATTGTACTAGAAAGGAAAATTATCCTAATCTTCAAGTAGATATGGAAGTAAAGGACTTTTTAAAAGCGTTTTCAAATGCGGAGTTTGTTATAACGGATAGTTTTCATGGTACGTGTTTTTCGATAATTTTTGAAAAACGATTTATTTCGTTTTGTAATCCAGGAAGAGGCGCCGAAAGATTTGGAGATATTTTAGGAAGATTTAACTTAATGAATCGATTGGTGGATAATGTTTCAAAATTCTCATGGAAAGATGAATATGAAGAATTTATAGAATACGATCAAATCAATAAAATGATTAAAGAGGATAGAGAAAAATCAGTTGGTTGGCTAAAAAATGAATTAAGGAAAATTGATGAAATTGATAATGCAATAACACAAAATTGTAATATGAATTTATGTGTTGGGTGTGGTGCATGCAGTAGTATTTGTCCAAATGATGCTATTACCATGAAAGGAAATGATTTAGGATACTATAAACCAATTGTGAATATAGATAAATGTTCAAATTGTGGAATATGTTCTAAAATATGTCCTGTGATTAACAATGTTGAAAGAGAAAATAGCGATTCACCTAAGTGCTATGAGATTGTTGCAGCAAATGATGTGCTTTTGAAACAAAGTTCAAGTGGTGGAGCATTTTCTTTATTAGCTCATGAAATATTTAAAAAAGGGGGATGTGTGTTTGGTGCTGCTTGGAAAGATGATTTTACTGTAGAACATATTATGATTGATACAGAAGATGACATGTATAAATTGAGAAAATCCAAGTACTTGCAAAGTTATTTAGGAAATACATTTAGAAAAGTCAAAGAAAAGCTACTAGAGGGTAAACCTGTGCTTTTTAGTGGTTGCCCTTGTCAAGCAGCGGGGTTAAGACAATATTTAGGGAAAAAAGAATATGAAAACTTGGTAATAGTTGATTTACTGTGTGGAAATGCACCATCATCAAAATTCTTTAAAAAATATGTACAAGAATCCTATGGAGAGGATCTTGTCAAGTATGAGTTCAGAAATAAGATGTATGGTTGGAATTCTGAAACCGTAAAACTTACTTTTAAAGATGGCTCAACTAAGATAATAAAAAAAGCATGTCAAAGTGATTATCAGAGGGTATATCATAATCATGCAATGTGCTCATATCATTGTGAACATTGTAAATATCAGAATGTTCCCAAAATAGGTGATATTACAATAGGTGATTTTTGGTGGATAAATAATTTCGACAAAGAAGTAGAGTATAAAAATGGGATATCAGCGCTTCTGGTGAATAGTAAAAAGGGACAAGCGCTTTTTGATGCCATTGAAGAAAATAAGTTTAAGGTAAGAAAAGAAGTTCCGTTTCAATGGTTGAAAGGAAATGGCTTTACTGTTAAAGGTACACATAATTTTGTATCTCCTAAAAGAGACTTATTCTATGATGCAATTCAGACTATGCCATTTACTAAAGCAGTAAATTACGCATTAAAGCCTAATCATGGAAATTACGATAATACTCCATTATTTTTTAACTCAAGAAATACAGTATTTTCATATGATAATAAGATTTGGGAAGAACATGTAATTAATGGAACCATTTATTTGTTCACTAAGTTAATAAATCCCCCGACTAGAAAATATGCTATAATGCAAATGAAGGGGGCTTTGTCTAAAGAAACGACATATGAATTGCATATAAAATTTAAAGTGATTTCGGAATCACAATATTTTAATTTACATATTAAAGATTCAGGAAGTATGTTTTATCAAGTGATTTGGACAGAGAAAATTGACAATAATAACAGAGGCAAATGGATTGAAAGAAAAATCACATTTACTCCAGATGCGGATATTTATGATGAATTTATGATTGGTGCAGCACAATTGGTTGGCAATGACGCAAATGTTGCATTTTCACTGATAGATATTCATGAAGTAAATTAA
- a CDS encoding glycosyltransferase, translating into MKNELKKEMSTQNVKVSIIVPIYNAEKYLKQCLGSIQSQTLKDIEIICVDDGSTDSSPEIMDSFAEKDSRFKVVHKPNGGNGHSMNAGLSVATGEYIGCVEADDYIEKNMFEKLYLYSNDGSIDIVKSNFWNCYEDESGKITKVVNEERNNMPELALPFTIKEYPQILWGHPSIWSAIYKRSLIEENHIKFKEAKGGGWVDNPFFFETMCCAKSIYWTKRPFYNYRTEVEGSSSKGYDFNIPFDRMQDNLDVLKRYNCQDEETLKLAYARALMYLCGAINESDYEGKEQLFYSKAREMLEKINPMVIRDDFNDNDKKIFLKFKSPIKNLYKDRKKVLIYNWVPFDNPNRAGGGVTVYCRNLIQTIIQNRPDVDVYFLSSGWAYDISKKECYVRKIKNIFGDRCKTFEVVNSPVPAPQDMLFGNPEVAFESEILKDTIRKFITKYGQFEAIHFNNIEGLSLDILELKKEFNNTKFIFSIHNYVPMCMTGFYFNRDKHVNCVPDCTANDCDKCIDRSNMRNYAQEMIDRGLVNNDGNFDVERRYEWSDYFSFDRLNIKKDASEFIEFKKRATKTLNENMDSILCVSKKVMKIAIDNGFDRKKLILSYIGTRVAEFQMGRSNCDRDKYLKVAYLGSNLDYEEKGYPFLLDSLAKVKKEYAMNIDLVLTTTTQGKDEMIREKLKSFHNIEIIHGYNHGDLNRILTGVNLGIIPVLWEDNLPQVAIEMVSFGVPILSSDAGGASELTDSDNFKFKAGSIDDFLNKFYDIYEGKTNLTEFWDNHNGLCTNQMHYEQIEQIYNLGKIENVVLTGKDVSELVEENTFLYDHFVIDDVSTYNDRIENMQKEIDRLRTERDDFAWRLSETRKSKSYKLGMLMTSIPRKMKK; encoded by the coding sequence ATGAAGAATGAATTGAAAAAAGAAATGAGTACTCAAAATGTTAAGGTATCAATAATAGTGCCTATTTATAATGCGGAAAAATATTTAAAACAGTGTTTGGGAAGTATTCAAAGTCAGACTTTGAAAGATATAGAAATTATATGTGTAGATGATGGATCAACAGATAGTTCACCGGAAATTATGGATAGTTTTGCAGAAAAAGACAGCAGATTTAAAGTTGTACATAAACCTAATGGTGGAAATGGACATTCTATGAATGCTGGACTTTCTGTTGCAACAGGAGAATATATAGGGTGTGTTGAAGCGGATGATTATATAGAAAAGAATATGTTTGAAAAACTATATTTATATAGTAATGATGGTAGTATTGATATTGTGAAAAGTAATTTTTGGAATTGCTATGAAGATGAATCAGGAAAAATAACTAAAGTAGTAAATGAAGAAAGAAATAATATGCCAGAACTGGCACTCCCTTTTACAATCAAAGAGTATCCGCAGATTTTATGGGGACATCCATCAATTTGGTCTGCTATATATAAAAGGAGTTTAATTGAAGAAAATCATATAAAATTTAAAGAAGCTAAAGGGGGTGGATGGGTAGATAATCCATTCTTCTTTGAAACAATGTGTTGTGCTAAGAGTATATATTGGACTAAACGTCCGTTTTATAACTATAGAACGGAGGTGGAGGGATCTTCATCTAAAGGTTACGATTTTAATATTCCATTTGATAGAATGCAGGATAATTTAGATGTTTTAAAAAGATATAATTGTCAAGATGAGGAAACGCTTAAATTAGCCTATGCAAGAGCGTTGATGTATTTGTGTGGTGCTATAAATGAATCAGATTATGAGGGAAAAGAACAACTTTTTTATAGTAAAGCACGAGAAATGTTGGAAAAAATAAATCCAATGGTGATTAGAGATGATTTTAATGATAATGATAAGAAAATATTTTTGAAATTCAAGTCACCTATAAAAAATTTATATAAAGATAGAAAAAAAGTACTAATATATAATTGGGTGCCATTTGACAATCCAAATAGAGCAGGTGGCGGAGTTACTGTATATTGTAGAAATTTAATTCAAACAATTATACAGAATAGACCGGATGTTGATGTCTACTTTTTGAGTAGTGGCTGGGCATATGATATTTCAAAAAAAGAATGTTATGTTCGTAAAATAAAAAATATATTTGGTGATAGATGTAAAACTTTTGAAGTTGTTAATTCACCAGTTCCGGCACCACAGGATATGTTATTTGGAAATCCAGAGGTGGCATTTGAGAGTGAAATATTAAAGGATACAATTAGAAAATTTATAACAAAATATGGTCAGTTCGAGGCAATACATTTTAATAATATAGAAGGTTTGTCTTTGGATATTTTGGAATTGAAGAAAGAGTTTAATAATACAAAATTTATATTCTCTATACATAATTATGTTCCTATGTGTATGACTGGATTTTATTTCAACAGAGATAAGCATGTGAATTGTGTTCCGGATTGTACGGCTAATGATTGTGACAAGTGTATAGATCGTTCAAATATGAGAAATTATGCACAGGAAATGATAGACAGAGGATTAGTAAATAATGATGGTAATTTCGATGTTGAAAGACGCTATGAATGGAGTGATTATTTTTCTTTTGATAGGCTTAATATAAAAAAGGATGCCTCAGAATTTATAGAATTTAAAAAGCGTGCCACAAAAACATTGAATGAGAATATGGATAGTATTCTTTGTGTATCTAAAAAAGTTATGAAAATTGCGATAGACAATGGATTTGATAGGAAAAAATTAATACTTAGTTATATTGGAACTAGAGTTGCAGAATTTCAAATGGGTAGATCAAACTGTGATAGAGACAAGTACTTAAAAGTTGCTTATTTGGGATCTAATTTAGATTATGAAGAAAAGGGATATCCATTTTTATTAGATTCTTTGGCAAAAGTAAAAAAAGAGTATGCCATGAATATTGATTTGGTGTTAACAACTACAACACAAGGAAAAGATGAAATGATACGAGAAAAATTAAAATCATTTCATAATATAGAAATTATTCATGGATATAATCATGGTGATTTAAATCGAATTTTAACAGGAGTGAATTTGGGAATTATACCTGTTTTATGGGAGGATAATTTACCACAAGTAGCAATTGAAATGGTATCATTTGGAGTTCCGATTTTGTCGAGTGATGCTGGTGGAGCATCGGAATTAACAGATTCTGATAATTTTAAGTTTAAAGCTGGTAGTATAGACGATTTCTTGAACAAATTTTATGATATTTATGAAGGAAAAACTAATTTAACTGAGTTTTGGGATAATCATAATGGATTATGCACTAATCAGATGCATTATGAGCAAATTGAGCAAATTTATAATTTGGGTAAGATTGAAAATGTTGTACTAACAGGTAAGGATGTTTCAGAATTAGTAGAAGAAAACACGTTTTTATATGATCATTTTGTGATAGATGATGTGAGTACATATAATGATAGAATCGAGAATATGCAAAAAGAAATAGATAGACTCAGAACAGAAAGAGATGATTTTGCATGGAGATTGTCAGAAACAAGAAAATCAAAATCTTATAAATTGGGTATGTTAATGACTTCAATTCCAAGAAAAATGAAAAAATAA
- a CDS encoding ABC transporter permease, with product MSECKKNLKDIRHSIYVIRLLAKRDRQRGNSSAFLGQFWQIINPFIDSVVISLVFTKMFDNGNFIYFPIYILIGTMIYGLFNEGTTSCLTSLSGNKNFLIKSSISRNLYPIERVYVALINFCFSIFIFIIVAWYYGLNPSWEWVLIIPDIILLAIMILGIGKILAIINVVFADITYFYRIFTLFVFYASGIFYNTNRLSPLMQELISLNPVYLSIAIARLSVIDGIIPKWSLWLKLLIYSILLYNIGTYVYNKNVQNIIEKI from the coding sequence ATGAGTGAGTGTAAGAAAAATTTAAAAGATATAAGGCATAGTATTTATGTGATAAGATTACTTGCCAAAAGAGATAGGCAAAGAGGTAATTCATCAGCATTTTTAGGTCAATTTTGGCAAATTATTAATCCGTTTATAGATTCGGTTGTAATATCATTAGTATTTACTAAAATGTTTGATAATGGAAATTTTATATATTTTCCAATATATATTTTAATTGGAACAATGATATACGGATTGTTTAATGAAGGCACGACAAGCTGTTTGACGTCTTTGTCTGGAAATAAAAATTTTTTGATTAAATCATCAATATCAAGGAATTTGTATCCTATTGAGAGAGTATATGTTGCGTTAATTAACTTTTGCTTTTCAATATTTATTTTTATCATAGTTGCATGGTATTATGGCCTTAATCCATCTTGGGAATGGGTATTAATAATACCTGATATAATATTATTAGCTATTATGATATTAGGAATAGGTAAAATATTGGCAATAATTAATGTAGTATTTGCTGATATAACTTATTTTTATAGAATATTTACATTGTTTGTATTTTATGCGTCAGGAATTTTTTATAACACAAATAGATTATCGCCTTTGATGCAAGAATTAATTTCATTGAATCCTGTATATTTGTCAATAGCGATAGCTAGATTAAGCGTAATCGATGGAATAATTCCCAAATGGTCATTATGGCTTAAATTATTGATTTATTCCATTCTACTATATAATATTGGAACATATGTGTATAATAAAAATGTTCAAAATATAATTGAAAAAATATAA
- a CDS encoding ABC transporter permease, which yields MYRRSLKEYISEYKFALWELTKRELKRKYARSYMGILWSIFYPLLRMILVVFMFSLVFNKGIDKYPAYYFAGFLLFECFSTATMTSLTCLKDNRDFLFKTKLPRELLVLSRVLTAFINTMLGFIPFIFVLILYRAKITVYILFIPVIFVLFLLFIAGASYALSIIYVVFPDIRDIHAHVVFILRFLVAMFYSIDWVSEGIQNFIKHNPVYAFIKLTRDCIVYGTKPGSFFVAEVFIWSLGMYLFGKILFKLCVNRIMERL from the coding sequence ATGTATAGAAGATCATTAAAAGAATATATAAGTGAATATAAGTTTGCATTATGGGAGCTTACAAAACGTGAGCTTAAACGTAAATACGCCAGAAGCTATATGGGAATACTATGGAGTATTTTCTATCCTTTGTTAAGAATGATACTTGTAGTGTTTATGTTTTCGCTTGTATTTAATAAAGGAATAGATAAATATCCGGCATATTATTTTGCTGGGTTTTTATTATTTGAATGTTTTAGTACAGCAACTATGACTTCATTAACATGCTTAAAAGATAATAGAGATTTTTTATTTAAGACAAAACTCCCAAGAGAGCTGTTAGTGCTGTCAAGAGTTTTAACAGCGTTTATAAACACTATGCTTGGATTTATTCCTTTTATATTTGTGCTGATATTATATAGAGCAAAAATTACAGTATATATTTTGTTTATTCCAGTAATATTTGTACTTTTTCTTTTATTTATTGCTGGAGCCTCGTACGCATTATCAATAATATACGTAGTGTTTCCGGACATAAGAGATATACATGCTCATGTGGTATTTATACTTCGATTTTTAGTGGCAATGTTTTATTCTATCGATTGGGTGTCCGAAGGCATACAGAATTTTATAAAGCATAATCCAGTATATGCTTTTATTAAGCTTACTCGTGATTGCATAGTTTATGGAACAAAACCAGGAAGTTTTTTTGTCGCAGAAGTTTTTATTTGGAGTTTAGGCATGTATTTATTTGGAAAAATACTATTTAAACTTTGCGTAAACAGGATAATGGAAAGGTTGTAA